A genomic region of Lysinibacillus sp. 2017 contains the following coding sequences:
- the ltrA gene encoding group II intron reverse transcriptase/maturase, with protein sequence MDGLINVIVNRDNLNDAFEKVRKNKGAAGVDAKDIEATRQYLKENKVQIIEAIRAGKYKPQPVRRVEIPKPDGGKRLLGIPTVTDRVIQQAVVQVLTPILDPKFSNFSYGFRPNKSAHQAIEQARNYIEEGYTYVVDIDLEKFFDKVQHDKLMSLMAKYILCKPTLKLIRSFLNAGTMIDGTFIYAKEGTPQGGPLSPLLSNVILHELDKELEKRQHKFVRYADDCNIYVKSVKAGERVKEGVTSFIEKKLQLKVNEEKSAVGKPRARIFLGVSFYKYRGEIKVYVPKKSKKRFEEKLKYITNRNYSIDMESRIQKINYLIQGWGNYFKVADIQSYANKIDSHIRRRLRACRWKEWKRTISKYRNLKRLGISHNDAYKMANTRKGYWRSSNNPIVNRALNNKYWLKLKLKNLATIINPT encoded by the coding sequence ATGGATGGATTAATCAACGTTATAGTAAACAGAGATAATTTGAATGATGCTTTTGAGAAAGTGCGTAAAAACAAAGGTGCAGCCGGTGTCGATGCGAAAGATATAGAGGCAACCCGCCAATACTTAAAAGAAAATAAAGTCCAAATTATCGAAGCAATTCGAGCAGGAAAATACAAACCTCAACCAGTTAGAAGGGTGGAAATCCCAAAACCTGATGGAGGAAAACGACTTCTAGGAATCCCGACGGTTACAGACCGTGTCATTCAACAAGCAGTCGTGCAAGTATTAACCCCAATACTAGACCCAAAGTTTAGTAATTTTAGTTATGGATTTCGTCCGAACAAAAGCGCTCATCAAGCAATCGAACAAGCAAGAAACTATATTGAAGAAGGCTATACGTATGTCGTAGACATAGACCTAGAGAAATTCTTTGATAAAGTTCAACATGATAAGCTGATGTCACTTATGGCGAAATATATTTTATGTAAACCAACCTTGAAATTAATAAGAAGCTTCTTAAATGCAGGAACCATGATAGATGGAACGTTTATTTACGCAAAAGAAGGAACACCACAGGGTGGACCATTAAGTCCACTATTGAGTAATGTGATTCTTCATGAACTGGATAAAGAGCTAGAGAAACGCCAACATAAATTCGTGCGTTACGCAGATGACTGCAACATTTACGTCAAAAGCGTAAAAGCGGGAGAACGAGTTAAGGAAGGCGTCACATCATTTATCGAAAAGAAACTTCAATTAAAAGTAAATGAAGAGAAATCAGCAGTGGGAAAGCCGAGAGCACGTATATTTTTGGGTGTGAGCTTCTATAAATACAGAGGTGAAATCAAGGTATACGTGCCAAAGAAATCAAAGAAGCGTTTCGAAGAAAAGCTGAAGTACATTACGAACCGTAATTACTCAATTGATATGGAATCGCGCATTCAGAAAATTAACTACTTAATTCAAGGATGGGGAAACTATTTCAAAGTTGCCGACATACAGTCTTACGCTAACAAAATAGATAGCCATATTCGAAGAAGATTAAGGGCATGTCGATGGAAAGAATGGAAAAGAACCATCTCAAAATATAGAAACCTCAAAAGATTAGGAATCAGCCATAACGATGCCTATAAAATGGCCAATACCCGCAAAGGGTACTGGCGCTCCTCGAACAATCCAATCGTCAATCGAGCATTAAACAATAAATATTGGTTAAAACTCAAGTTGAAGAACCTCGCTACAATCATAAATCCAACATAA
- the aspS gene encoding aspartate--tRNA ligase, whose amino-acid sequence MAQRTHACGAVTAAQEGQEIVLKGWVQKRRDLGGLIFVDMRDREGIVQVVFGDHAKAALETAEKIRSEYVIEVTGKVVLRSGSQINKNMKTGEIEVLASSLTIINEAKNPPFAIDNNVEISEELRLKYRYLDLRRPVMFDTFKMRSDVTRTIRNFLQNEGFLEVETPILTKSTPEGARDYLVPSRVHDGEFYALPQSPQLFKQLLMVGGFEKYFQIARCFRDEDLRADRQPEFTQVDIETSFLSMDEIIAMNERLLTQVMKDIKGIDVVTPFPRMSYTEAMDRFGSDKPDVRFGLELKQLSDIVKDSAFGVFAGAVANGGEVKAINVKGAAANYSRKDIDALGEFAGRYGAKGLAWLKVTEEGLNGPIAKFFEGEAATAITTATEAEAGDLLLFVADKSSVVADALGALRQKLAKELGLIDESKFEFLWIVDWPLFEYDEEEGRYYAAHHPFTRPFDEDLELMNTNPKEVRAQAYDIVLNGYELGGGSLRIYEPDLQAKMFELLGFTEEEARAQFGFLLEAFDYGVPPHGGLAMGLDRLVMLLSGRTNLRDTIAFPKTATASCLLTAAPSGVSDAQLEELSLRIAPKK is encoded by the coding sequence ATGGCACAAAGAACACATGCATGTGGCGCAGTAACAGCTGCACAAGAAGGACAAGAAATCGTATTAAAAGGTTGGGTACAAAAACGCCGTGACCTTGGTGGATTAATTTTCGTAGATATGCGCGACCGTGAAGGTATCGTACAAGTAGTATTTGGCGATCACGCGAAAGCAGCACTAGAAACAGCAGAAAAAATCCGTAGTGAATATGTAATTGAAGTAACAGGTAAAGTAGTTTTACGTTCCGGATCTCAAATTAACAAAAACATGAAAACGGGTGAAATCGAAGTTTTAGCTTCATCATTAACAATTATTAATGAGGCAAAAAACCCACCATTCGCTATTGATAACAACGTAGAAATCTCTGAAGAGCTACGTTTAAAATATCGTTATTTAGATTTACGTCGTCCAGTGATGTTTGACACATTTAAAATGCGTTCAGATGTAACACGTACGATTCGTAACTTCTTACAAAACGAAGGTTTCTTAGAAGTAGAAACACCAATCTTAACAAAATCAACTCCAGAAGGTGCACGTGACTATTTAGTACCATCTCGTGTACATGACGGTGAGTTTTATGCATTACCTCAATCGCCACAATTATTTAAACAATTATTAATGGTAGGTGGTTTTGAGAAGTACTTCCAAATTGCACGTTGTTTCCGTGATGAAGATTTACGTGCTGACCGTCAACCAGAGTTTACACAAGTCGACATCGAAACATCGTTCTTATCAATGGACGAAATCATTGCAATGAATGAACGTTTACTTACGCAAGTGATGAAAGACATTAAAGGAATCGATGTTGTAACACCATTCCCACGTATGAGCTACACAGAAGCGATGGATCGTTTCGGTTCAGATAAACCAGATGTACGTTTCGGTTTAGAATTAAAACAGCTTTCTGACATCGTGAAAGACTCTGCATTTGGTGTATTTGCAGGAGCAGTAGCAAACGGCGGCGAAGTAAAAGCAATTAACGTAAAAGGCGCAGCAGCGAACTATTCTCGTAAAGATATCGACGCTTTAGGCGAATTTGCTGGCCGTTACGGAGCAAAAGGCTTAGCTTGGTTAAAAGTAACAGAAGAAGGTTTAAACGGCCCAATCGCGAAGTTCTTTGAAGGCGAAGCCGCTACAGCGATTACTACTGCAACTGAAGCAGAAGCAGGAGACTTATTATTATTCGTAGCAGACAAATCATCTGTAGTAGCAGATGCACTTGGCGCGTTACGTCAAAAACTTGCTAAAGAATTAGGCTTAATCGATGAATCAAAATTCGAATTCTTATGGATCGTTGACTGGCCATTATTCGAATACGATGAAGAAGAAGGTCGCTATTATGCAGCGCATCACCCATTCACTCGTCCGTTCGATGAAGACTTAGAATTAATGAACACAAATCCTAAAGAAGTTCGTGCACAAGCATATGACATCGTATTGAACGGTTATGAGCTTGGCGGTGGTTCATTACGTATTTACGAACCAGACCTACAAGCAAAAATGTTCGAATTACTTGGCTTCACAGAAGAAGAAGCACGCGCACAATTTGGTTTCTTATTAGAAGCATTTGACTACGGCGTTCCTCCACACGGTGGATTAGCAATGGGTCTTGACCGTTTAGTCATGTTATTATCAGGTCGTACAAACTTACGTGATACAATCGCATTCCCGAAAACAGCAACAGCAAGCTGCTTACTAACAGCAGCACCATCTGGCGTATCGGATGCACAATTAGAAGAATTAAGCTTACGTATCGCACCTAAGAAATAA
- the hisS gene encoding histidine--tRNA ligase, giving the protein MNFKVPKGTQDILPGQSEKWQYVEHVIRDLCNKYRYNEIRTPMFESTDLFHRGVGDTTDIVQKEMYTFTDKGNRSLTLRPEGTASAVRAYVEHKMFGQADQPVKLYYTGPMFRYERQQAGRYRQFVQFGVEAIGSADPAIDAEVMSLAMDVYTTLGLTDLKLVINSLGDKETRDAHRSALIEHFTPVVGELCSDCQSRLEKNPLRILDCKVDAKHPAMATAPALTNYLTEHSAEYFTKVKQYLDVLGIPYEVDPNLVRGLDYYNHTAFEIMITGEGFGSITTLCGGGRYNGLVEDIGGPESPGIGFALSIERLLLALEAKNIELAVENNLDMYVVAMGDEAKLKAVELVSTFRAKGISADIDYLDRKMKAQMKAADRANAKFVIVLGETELEEQAVNVKTMETGNQTKVEFGHLVQYVLENK; this is encoded by the coding sequence ATGAATTTTAAAGTACCAAAAGGAACACAGGACATTTTGCCAGGTCAATCGGAAAAATGGCAGTATGTAGAACATGTCATTCGTGATTTATGCAATAAATATCGTTATAACGAAATTCGTACACCAATGTTTGAATCAACAGATTTATTTCATCGTGGTGTAGGGGACACAACGGATATCGTACAAAAAGAAATGTATACATTTACGGATAAAGGGAATCGTTCATTAACGTTACGTCCAGAAGGAACGGCTTCAGCGGTACGTGCTTACGTTGAACACAAAATGTTTGGACAAGCCGACCAACCAGTTAAACTTTACTATACGGGGCCAATGTTCCGCTATGAGCGTCAACAAGCTGGACGATATCGTCAATTCGTACAATTTGGTGTAGAAGCAATTGGTTCAGCAGACCCGGCAATTGATGCAGAAGTGATGTCACTTGCTATGGATGTTTATACAACACTTGGTTTAACGGATTTAAAATTAGTAATTAACTCATTAGGTGATAAAGAAACTCGCGATGCACACCGTAGTGCACTGATCGAACACTTTACACCAGTAGTTGGCGAACTTTGTAGTGATTGTCAAAGTCGCTTAGAAAAAAATCCATTGCGTATTTTAGACTGTAAAGTAGATGCAAAACATCCTGCAATGGCGACTGCACCTGCATTAACAAACTACTTAACAGAGCATTCAGCTGAGTACTTCACAAAGGTAAAACAATATTTAGATGTTTTAGGTATTCCCTATGAAGTGGATCCTAATTTAGTACGTGGGTTAGATTATTACAACCACACAGCATTTGAAATTATGATCACAGGTGAAGGCTTCGGTTCGATTACTACTTTATGTGGTGGAGGACGTTACAACGGTTTAGTAGAAGATATTGGTGGTCCAGAATCACCAGGTATTGGCTTTGCACTTTCAATAGAACGTTTATTATTAGCGCTTGAAGCCAAAAATATCGAGCTTGCTGTTGAAAATAATTTAGATATGTATGTAGTTGCGATGGGCGATGAAGCAAAACTAAAAGCAGTGGAACTTGTTAGTACTTTCCGTGCAAAAGGCATTTCAGCGGATATAGATTATTTAGACCGCAAAATGAAAGCACAAATGAAAGCTGCTGACCGTGCGAATGCAAAATTTGTGATTGTGCTAGGTGAGACAGAGCTAGAAGAGCAAGCAGTGAATGTGAAGACGATGGAAACGGGCAATCAGACGAAAGTGGAGTTTGGTCACTTGGTTCAATACGTATTAGAAAACAAATAG
- a CDS encoding N-acetylmuramoyl-L-alanine amidase, producing the protein MNRRNLSILFIVMLFIATLLPVMQPLKKASAEGEELTVNAEILYLREGPGLSYPIIETLKEGESLVSISKEGDWHKVRVGQKEGWVASWLVKSATQKTAAATKKTVISKVDALNLRAEPSLSAAVLTKISSGTESEYIRQEQDWIQIQYEDYSGWVFADYVTVKEETVLKESSSEESKKPTEKSAEKQTENDPNTFTVNVNAVNIRKKADLTSKKLGVAAKDQKFTVISRNHNWVEIEYEKGKKGWIYSFYGTFTKQTAVKETTETKKTQGTVTIIYNGTNLRESASTASNVVTRADAGRTYTIVETEDDWYKVALNENDTAYVANWVVTENSDPSRSQKTTTKAVETRKKGTLKGLSIVLDAGHGGNDRGTTGVRGTDEKDINLLTVELLKSKLQSAGATVIMTRESDVFVDLRKRVAISHQFAADAFISIHYDALEDSSVHGFTTYYTNSYQKELAEYVHAGIAKKVSLKDRGSRFGDYLVLRENRQNAILLELGYLSNPSEERAITTDYYREQASLGIYQGLLNYFDSKLEK; encoded by the coding sequence ATGAACAGAAGAAATTTGTCGATTCTTTTTATCGTCATGTTATTCATAGCTACACTTCTCCCTGTTATGCAACCGTTGAAAAAGGCTTCAGCAGAGGGAGAAGAACTCACTGTTAATGCAGAAATTCTGTATTTACGCGAAGGACCCGGTTTATCATACCCTATTATTGAAACATTAAAAGAAGGCGAATCGCTCGTTTCCATTTCAAAAGAAGGCGATTGGCACAAAGTACGTGTGGGTCAAAAAGAAGGATGGGTTGCGTCTTGGCTTGTAAAGTCTGCTACTCAAAAAACCGCGGCTGCGACGAAAAAAACAGTCATCTCAAAAGTAGATGCACTTAATTTACGTGCAGAACCTTCCCTTTCAGCTGCCGTCTTAACAAAAATTTCTTCTGGTACTGAGAGTGAGTATATTCGTCAAGAGCAAGACTGGATTCAAATTCAATATGAAGATTATTCTGGCTGGGTGTTTGCTGATTATGTCACAGTGAAAGAAGAAACCGTTTTAAAAGAGTCTTCTAGTGAAGAGTCGAAAAAACCAACAGAGAAGTCTGCCGAAAAACAAACAGAGAATGATCCAAATACGTTTACTGTAAATGTTAATGCCGTTAACATTCGAAAAAAAGCAGATTTAACTTCGAAAAAATTAGGCGTAGCCGCAAAAGACCAAAAATTCACGGTCATTAGCCGCAACCACAATTGGGTTGAAATTGAATATGAAAAAGGGAAAAAAGGTTGGATTTATAGTTTTTATGGAACCTTTACAAAACAAACAGCTGTAAAAGAAACGACTGAAACGAAAAAAACTCAAGGGACTGTTACTATTATTTACAATGGGACAAACCTACGTGAAAGTGCCTCTACCGCTTCCAATGTCGTTACACGTGCGGATGCCGGTCGAACTTACACAATCGTTGAAACAGAGGATGATTGGTATAAAGTCGCTTTAAATGAAAACGACACAGCCTATGTAGCCAATTGGGTTGTCACCGAAAATAGCGATCCTAGCAGATCACAAAAAACTACCACTAAAGCAGTGGAAACCCGAAAAAAAGGGACACTTAAAGGCTTATCAATCGTCTTAGATGCAGGTCACGGTGGTAATGATCGCGGCACAACTGGTGTACGCGGAACAGACGAAAAGGATATCAATCTCCTAACAGTTGAACTCTTAAAATCAAAATTACAATCAGCTGGAGCGACAGTCATTATGACACGCGAATCGGATGTATTTGTTGATTTACGTAAACGTGTGGCTATCTCACATCAGTTTGCAGCAGACGCCTTTATTAGTATTCATTATGATGCATTAGAGGATAGTTCTGTTCACGGCTTTACAACGTATTACACAAACAGCTATCAAAAAGAATTAGCTGAATATGTTCATGCAGGTATCGCAAAAAAAGTAAGCTTAAAAGATCGCGGTTCGCGTTTTGGAGATTATTTAGTACTTCGTGAAAATCGACAAAATGCTATTTTACTAGAACTTGGTTATTTAAGTAATCCATCTGAAGAGCGTGCCATTACAACAGACTATTACCGAGAGCAAGCTTCTTTAGGTATTTATCAAGGGTTGCTAAACTACTTTGATTCCAAATTAGAAAAATAA
- a CDS encoding iron-containing alcohol dehydrogenase, whose amino-acid sequence MYAAYCRTFQSSLKLGMKFMDWRKPELIEGENSLLQLPELIKSLAYQKLLIVTDAGISKLKLMDPLLTELEGKNIDYVIYDKTVPNPTFTNIEEALQLYHEGQCEAIIAFGGGSPMDCAKAVAAKVARPEKELAQLKGLFKIRKEIPTLFAVPTTAGTGSEGTVAAVVSNSETHEKFAINDPVLIPHYAVLDPLLTVNLPKHITSTTGMDALTHAVESYIGRSNTEETRKYSREAVKTIFKYLYRAYEDGTDIEARKQMQRASYLAGLAFTRAYVGYVHAIAHTLGGFYQVPHGYANAVILPHVLRFYGDSAAKPLAELANLVGVGQFGDSDETKAQLFIEAIEELNQKMDIPKKIEGIVNRDVPLMVERALDEANPLYPVPKIANKDEMFYLYQIIQA is encoded by the coding sequence ATGTACGCAGCATATTGTCGAACTTTTCAAAGTTCATTGAAATTAGGAATGAAATTTATGGACTGGCGCAAACCAGAGCTTATAGAAGGTGAAAACAGTCTACTACAATTACCTGAGTTAATTAAAAGCTTAGCTTATCAAAAGTTATTAATCGTAACGGATGCTGGAATTTCAAAACTGAAGTTAATGGATCCGCTGTTAACAGAATTAGAAGGTAAAAATATTGACTATGTCATCTACGACAAAACAGTTCCCAATCCAACGTTCACAAATATTGAGGAAGCCTTACAGCTCTATCATGAAGGACAATGTGAGGCCATTATTGCATTTGGTGGTGGTTCTCCTATGGACTGTGCAAAAGCCGTTGCTGCAAAGGTGGCACGTCCAGAAAAAGAGTTAGCCCAACTAAAAGGGCTATTTAAAATTCGAAAAGAAATCCCAACATTATTTGCAGTGCCAACAACTGCGGGTACAGGTAGTGAAGGAACGGTTGCAGCTGTTGTTTCAAACAGTGAAACACATGAAAAATTTGCGATTAATGATCCCGTATTAATTCCCCATTATGCGGTATTAGATCCATTACTAACTGTGAATTTACCGAAGCATATTACGTCGACGACAGGGATGGATGCGTTAACTCATGCTGTTGAATCTTATATTGGACGTAGTAATACCGAGGAAACGCGTAAGTATTCACGTGAAGCGGTGAAAACTATTTTTAAATATTTATACCGTGCGTATGAAGACGGAACAGATATTGAGGCACGTAAACAAATGCAGCGTGCATCGTATTTAGCTGGACTTGCCTTTACACGTGCATATGTGGGCTATGTACATGCCATCGCGCATACATTAGGTGGCTTTTATCAGGTGCCACATGGTTATGCAAATGCTGTTATTTTACCGCATGTGCTACGCTTTTATGGGGATAGCGCGGCAAAACCATTAGCGGAATTAGCAAATTTAGTTGGTGTTGGTCAATTTGGTGATAGTGATGAAACAAAAGCGCAGTTATTTATCGAAGCCATCGAAGAGCTAAATCAAAAAATGGACATTCCGAAAAAAATCGAAGGGATTGTTAATCGAGATGTACCATTAATGGTAGAACGTGCACTTGATGAGGCAAATCCTTTATACCCTGTGCCAAAAATTGCGAATAAAGATGAAATGTTTTATTTATATCAAATTATTCAAGCATAA
- a CDS encoding phosphate-starvation-inducible protein PsiE has translation MAKKVKEYTIAPERVEEALLIQNRMIIELFVQVLHEQLVIERPTLHERIENLIELSDHDRELKDTLHGLTKKL, from the coding sequence ATGGCAAAAAAAGTGAAAGAATATACAATCGCTCCTGAGCGTGTAGAAGAAGCGTTATTAATTCAAAATCGTATGATCATCGAATTATTTGTACAAGTTTTACACGAACAATTAGTAATCGAGCGTCCTACATTACATGAACGTATCGAAAACTTAATTGAGCTTTCAGATCACGATCGTGAATTAAAAGATACTTTACACGGTTTAACTAAAAAACTGTAA
- a CDS encoding NUDIX hydrolase: protein MNLHDQIKLYKPFNEQEQKDRDLILRVMVTLSDVLTRNNEILHFTSSAFVLNPSRTHVLMVYHNIYNSWSWTGGHADGEPDLFEVAKKELMEETGVSEAKAIQQELISLDILPVIGHVKNGKYVAPHLHFNTTYLFEASDDAQFKAKLDENSAVGWIAIDEIHEKCTEPHMIPLYEKILEKVKQQQL, encoded by the coding sequence ATGAATTTACATGATCAAATTAAATTGTACAAGCCATTTAATGAGCAAGAACAGAAGGATCGTGATTTAATTTTACGTGTGATGGTGACTTTGTCAGATGTTTTGACACGTAATAATGAGATTTTACATTTTACCTCTTCCGCATTTGTATTAAATCCAAGTCGTACGCATGTTTTAATGGTTTATCATAACATTTACAACTCATGGAGCTGGACGGGAGGACATGCAGACGGAGAACCAGATTTGTTTGAAGTGGCGAAAAAAGAGTTGATGGAAGAGACGGGTGTGTCTGAAGCAAAGGCGATTCAACAAGAGTTAATTTCGCTCGATATTCTACCAGTTATTGGTCATGTTAAAAACGGGAAATATGTAGCCCCACATTTACATTTCAATACAACTTACCTTTTTGAAGCGAGTGACGATGCGCAGTTTAAGGCTAAACTCGATGAAAATAGTGCTGTTGGTTGGATTGCTATAGATGAAATTCATGAAAAATGTACGGAACCACATATGATTCCTTTATATGAAAAGATTTTAGAAAAAGTAAAGCAACAGCAATTATAA
- a CDS encoding GatB/YqeY domain-containing protein, whose amino-acid sequence MLKTIVFDQLKQAMKNKDVLAKGVLTLMKSALDAAEKEKGSELTPLEETAIVNREIKQTNQALEGAQKAERADLIEKEEAKLVILKSFLPKQLTEEEIIAELQAAGVAAGMNMGDAMKIAKPLLNGKADGATISKVVKSLIS is encoded by the coding sequence ATGTTAAAAACAATCGTATTCGATCAATTAAAACAAGCAATGAAAAATAAAGACGTTCTGGCAAAAGGTGTCCTAACATTAATGAAGTCAGCACTAGATGCAGCGGAGAAAGAAAAAGGTTCAGAGCTAACACCTTTAGAAGAAACAGCAATTGTTAATCGTGAAATTAAACAAACGAACCAAGCATTAGAAGGTGCACAAAAAGCAGAACGTGCCGATTTAATTGAAAAAGAAGAAGCTAAATTAGTCATTTTAAAAAGCTTCCTACCAAAACAGTTAACAGAAGAAGAAATTATTGCTGAATTACAAGCTGCAGGTGTTGCTGCTGGTATGAATATGGGTGATGCAATGAAAATCGCGAAACCATTATTAAATGGTAAAGCGGACGGTGCCACTATTTCAAAAGTAGTAAAATCATTAATTTCTTAA
- a CDS encoding mechanosensitive ion channel domain-containing protein, whose product MNEFKRALIDVAGDMSESEKAIKNSILHKQPRKKKNYIAYYLMPVVVVALLIVAGLQFIPKVMDIRQAAQPTNVLLFEFLTVLDEQGKRTEEILRASPYYEMIRIIGIPKYAQSMGITITDAEIEKGTENLEKLWREIELPKALARANITQNQFDKSIAPLIIEQAVYAGKLQEKWFNDYPKMVVAIAALYTDRKAFSYMDEHYETQLTKFKEQHKIPSYPELKSLGVSGAVVAVEDNMFLLIENTTVNEYAQLSENYDFEDINAAWFMNDLNQPVKVGDYVDVKEVSTSVERIGTEKVSVGLHTGIELLLPSERAHEIKEIHLSEANLPTFNELFSRADFVHPTMANISRAPLYIVQLENKSYTVWQNKAEQLYMKRFGEVEVAQFTRYTSKKLLALFQQIESK is encoded by the coding sequence ATGAATGAATTCAAAAGGGCGTTGATCGATGTTGCAGGGGACATGTCAGAAAGTGAAAAGGCCATAAAAAATTCCATTTTACATAAACAACCGCGTAAGAAGAAAAATTATATAGCTTATTATTTAATGCCAGTAGTTGTAGTGGCATTATTGATAGTTGCTGGTTTGCAGTTTATCCCCAAAGTAATGGATATTCGGCAAGCTGCACAGCCGACGAATGTATTGCTGTTTGAATTTTTGACGGTACTTGATGAACAAGGTAAACGAACGGAAGAGATTCTGCGTGCAAGTCCTTACTATGAAATGATAAGAATAATTGGTATCCCAAAATACGCACAAAGTATGGGCATTACGATTACAGATGCGGAAATCGAAAAAGGTACGGAAAATTTAGAAAAACTATGGCGTGAAATTGAACTACCGAAAGCTTTAGCAAGGGCAAATATTACCCAGAATCAATTTGATAAATCGATTGCACCGTTAATAATTGAACAAGCTGTCTATGCAGGAAAACTGCAAGAAAAATGGTTTAACGACTATCCGAAAATGGTTGTAGCGATTGCAGCGCTATATACGGATAGAAAGGCATTTTCGTATATGGATGAACATTACGAAACACAGTTAACTAAATTTAAAGAACAGCACAAAATCCCATCTTATCCAGAGTTAAAAAGTCTAGGCGTATCAGGTGCCGTTGTCGCAGTAGAGGATAATATGTTTTTACTGATTGAAAATACGACAGTAAATGAATACGCACAACTTTCAGAAAACTATGATTTTGAGGATATAAATGCAGCTTGGTTTATGAATGATCTGAATCAACCTGTAAAAGTTGGAGATTATGTTGACGTGAAAGAAGTATCGACTTCAGTGGAACGTATCGGGACTGAAAAAGTAAGCGTAGGTCTTCATACAGGTATTGAACTATTATTACCTAGCGAAAGAGCACATGAGATAAAGGAAATTCACTTATCAGAGGCCAATCTTCCGACATTTAATGAGCTATTTTCAAGAGCAGATTTCGTTCACCCAACAATGGCGAATATTTCTAGGGCTCCACTATATATCGTACAACTCGAAAATAAGTCTTATACGGTTTGGCAAAACAAAGCTGAACAACTATACATGAAGCGCTTTGGAGAAGTGGAAGTTGCTCAATTTACACGTTATACATCGAAAAAACTCCTTGCGCTCTTCCAACAAATTGAATCAAAGTAA
- a CDS encoding sigma-70 family RNA polymerase sigma factor, whose translation MKVDIEQIIDEYSAHLLRLAYFYTKNIHASEDIVQEVLIKFYEANYEEQGQLRSFLATMTVNKSKDYLKSWAYKKMQFETKWWMKTTDRDHVVQLEERSSIGAAILKLPLKYREPILLYYYEEMSVLQVAEILQINENTVKTRLKRARDQLRPVLEGTWEVLNHE comes from the coding sequence ATGAAGGTAGACATAGAACAAATCATTGATGAATATAGTGCACATTTACTGCGTCTTGCGTACTTTTATACGAAAAATATTCATGCTTCAGAAGATATTGTACAAGAAGTATTGATAAAATTTTATGAAGCGAATTATGAAGAGCAGGGTCAGTTACGAAGCTTTTTAGCAACGATGACCGTTAATAAAAGTAAAGATTATTTAAAAAGCTGGGCCTATAAAAAAATGCAATTTGAAACGAAATGGTGGATGAAAACAACGGACCGAGATCATGTCGTACAACTAGAGGAACGTTCAAGTATTGGTGCAGCGATTTTAAAGCTACCACTCAAATATCGTGAGCCGATACTTTTATATTATTACGAGGAAATGTCTGTTTTACAAGTAGCAGAAATTTTACAAATTAACGAAAATACCGTGAAAACAAGATTAAAACGCGCGCGTGACCAATTACGACCTGTACTAGAAGGAACATGGGAGGTGCTAAATCATGAATGA